Proteins from a single region of Nocardioides anomalus:
- a CDS encoding sensor histidine kinase — protein MPDRGAQAVVDALPDGVVLAGPDSRVTVISQVAARMLGVPLDVVGRPLDEVLALRDQDDNAWCAHNRPYDGLPTRTAVPEQSWLLPSGEEVLVAAKIHRPALHQPVAEVAITIRSGRGRARLDRERSDLVATVAHELRSPLTGVKGFVQALLNRWDRLNDEQKKLMLTTVSADSDRLSRLIAELLDVARIDTGRLQLHPRPTDAGALTRRIVESVAAGTARPIDLTVEVDLPDIHADPDKFTQVVTNLVENAVRHGEGTVRVHLEPLRPGELADPSGVRITVDDEGEGIPKELRRRVFTKFWKGGKRGGSGLGLYIVGGLTKVHGGTVTIDDSPAGGARIVIAWPSGFPDL, from the coding sequence ATGCCGGACCGGGGAGCGCAGGCCGTCGTCGACGCCCTGCCCGACGGGGTCGTCCTGGCCGGCCCGGACAGCCGGGTCACCGTCATCTCGCAGGTCGCGGCCCGCATGCTCGGCGTACCCCTGGACGTGGTCGGTCGCCCGCTCGACGAGGTGCTGGCCCTGCGCGACCAGGACGACAACGCCTGGTGCGCGCACAACCGGCCCTACGACGGGCTGCCTACGCGCACCGCCGTTCCTGAGCAGTCCTGGCTGCTGCCCAGCGGGGAGGAGGTGCTGGTCGCGGCCAAGATCCACCGGCCCGCGCTGCACCAGCCCGTCGCGGAGGTGGCCATCACCATCCGCTCCGGCCGGGGCCGGGCCCGCCTGGACCGGGAGCGCTCGGACCTGGTGGCGACCGTCGCCCACGAGCTCCGCTCGCCGCTGACCGGCGTCAAGGGCTTCGTCCAGGCCCTGCTGAACCGCTGGGACCGGCTCAACGACGAGCAGAAGAAGCTGATGCTCACCACCGTCTCGGCCGACTCCGACCGGCTGAGCCGCCTCATCGCCGAGCTCCTCGACGTGGCGCGCATCGACACCGGCCGGCTCCAGCTGCACCCGCGCCCCACCGACGCCGGAGCGCTGACCCGGCGGATCGTGGAGTCCGTCGCGGCCGGCACCGCCCGCCCCATCGACCTCACCGTCGAGGTCGACCTGCCCGACATCCACGCCGACCCCGACAAGTTCACCCAGGTCGTCACCAACCTGGTCGAGAACGCCGTGCGGCACGGCGAGGGCACCGTGCGGGTCCACCTCGAGCCGCTGCGCCCCGGCGAGCTGGCCGATCCCAGCGGCGTGCGCATCACCGTGGACGACGAGGGCGAGGGCATCCCCAAGGAGCTGCGCCGCCGGGTCTTCACCAAGTTCTGGAAGGGCGGCAAGCGCGGTGGCTCGGGGCTCGGCCTCTACATCGTCGGCGGCCTGACCAAGGTGCACGGCGGCACCGTCACCATCGACGACAGCCCCGCCGGCGGCGCCCGCATCGTCATCGCCTGGCCGAGCGGCTTCCCGGACCTCTGA
- a CDS encoding large ribosomal subunit protein bL35, with protein MPKNKSHSGTSKRIKVTGSGKLMRLQAGRKSGAAFASAPTTGSRKKHRRNAGVVELEKADYKRVKKLLGR; from the coding sequence ATGCCCAAGAACAAGTCGCACTCGGGAACGAGCAAGCGCATCAAGGTGACCGGCAGCGGCAAGCTCATGCGCCTGCAGGCCGGCCGCAAGTCCGGCGCTGCGTTCGCGTCCGCGCCGACCACCGGCAGCCGCAAGAAGCACCGCCGCAACGCGGGTGTGGTCGAGCTGGAGAAGGCCGACTACAAGCGCGTGAAGAAGCTGCTGGGCCGCTGA
- a CDS encoding ABC transporter ATP-binding protein, with product MAFLRSDPVPAPTGDQADVVVRVRGHHRAFGRNQVLRGIDLDIRPGEFVALLGRSGCGKSTLLRSLARLDPVPAGEVEISGRTGVAFQEPRLLPWRDVRENVALALLNTPERKERYARAEQTLAEVGLSDKQHAWPLQLSGGQAQRVSLARALVSNPALLLLDEPFSALDALTRIEMHQLVIELWRHHHMAVLIVTHDVDEALALADRLVVMDEGKVARTWEITSPRSDRAPSKPEIAGTRAEILKALGVKPTPPNPNRTSLSEEGAA from the coding sequence ATGGCGTTCCTGAGGTCCGACCCCGTCCCGGCCCCGACCGGTGATCAGGCCGACGTCGTCGTGCGGGTGCGCGGGCACCACCGCGCGTTCGGGCGCAACCAGGTGCTGCGCGGCATCGACCTGGACATCCGGCCCGGCGAGTTCGTGGCCCTGCTCGGCCGCTCCGGCTGCGGCAAGTCCACGCTCCTGCGCAGCCTGGCCCGCCTCGACCCGGTCCCGGCCGGCGAGGTCGAGATCAGCGGCCGCACCGGCGTGGCGTTCCAGGAGCCGCGGCTGCTGCCGTGGCGCGACGTGCGCGAGAACGTCGCCCTGGCGCTGCTCAACACCCCCGAGCGCAAGGAGCGGTACGCGCGGGCCGAGCAGACCCTCGCCGAGGTGGGGCTGAGCGACAAGCAGCACGCCTGGCCGCTCCAGCTCTCCGGCGGTCAGGCCCAGCGCGTCTCGCTGGCCCGGGCCCTGGTCAGCAACCCGGCCCTGCTGCTGCTCGACGAGCCCTTCAGCGCCCTCGACGCGCTGACCCGCATCGAGATGCACCAGCTGGTGATCGAGCTGTGGCGCCACCACCACATGGCCGTGCTCATCGTCACCCACGACGTCGACGAGGCCCTGGCCCTCGCCGACCGGCTCGTGGTGATGGACGAGGGCAAGGTCGCGCGCACCTGGGAGATCACCTCCCCGCGCTCGGACCGCGCGCCGTCCAAGCCGGAGATCGCCGGCACCCGCGCCGAGATCCTCAAGGCGCTCGGCGTCAAGCCCACCCCGCCCAACCCGAACCGCACGTCGCTCTCCGAAGAAGGTGCCGCATGA
- a CDS encoding TrmH family RNA methyltransferase: MSEPLKASNARLKDLRRLSRRSERSERRLFLADGPKAVEAALEAGCVEEVFAVPGAPVPGGVPTTLVDERALAALSDSVSPAGVVALCRYVDVPLADALAGARLVALCADVRDPGNAGTVIRCADAAGADAVVLAGQSVDLYNPKTIRASVGSAFHLPVAVEPTAADAVRAAREAGLTLLAADGAGELGLYDAALAEVLRGPTAWLFGNEAWGLPEELAALADHRVAIPIHGRAESLNLSTAAALCLYESARGRESR; this comes from the coding sequence CTGAGCGAGCCCCTCAAGGCGAGCAACGCCCGCCTCAAGGACCTGCGACGGCTCAGCCGCCGCTCGGAGCGATCCGAGCGGCGGCTGTTCCTCGCTGACGGCCCCAAGGCCGTCGAGGCCGCGCTCGAGGCCGGCTGCGTCGAGGAGGTGTTCGCCGTCCCCGGCGCGCCGGTGCCCGGCGGCGTCCCCACCACGCTCGTCGACGAGCGCGCGCTCGCCGCCCTGTCGGACTCGGTGAGCCCGGCCGGCGTGGTCGCCCTGTGCCGCTACGTCGACGTGCCCCTCGCCGACGCCCTCGCGGGCGCCCGGCTGGTGGCACTCTGCGCCGACGTCCGCGACCCCGGCAACGCCGGCACCGTCATCCGCTGCGCCGACGCCGCGGGCGCCGACGCCGTGGTCCTGGCCGGGCAGTCCGTCGACCTCTACAACCCCAAGACCATCCGCGCCTCGGTGGGCAGCGCCTTCCACCTGCCGGTCGCGGTCGAGCCCACCGCGGCCGACGCCGTCCGGGCCGCGCGGGAGGCGGGCCTGACCTTGCTCGCCGCCGACGGCGCCGGCGAGCTCGGGCTCTACGACGCCGCGCTGGCCGAGGTGCTGCGCGGCCCGACGGCGTGGCTGTTCGGCAACGAGGCCTGGGGGCTGCCCGAGGAGCTGGCCGCGCTGGCCGACCACCGGGTCGCCATCCCGATCCACGGGCGCGCCGAGAGCCTCAACCTGTCGACCGCCGCCGCGCTGTGCCTCTACGAGTCGGCGCGCGGTCGTGAGAGTCGCTGA
- a CDS encoding ABC transporter substrate-binding protein: MTNLPQAKLSRRRLAAVPAALLALSVALAGCGDDGGTGNEDAVGDNGKVDLSQVTLIVGDQKGTSAKDILTAAGLEDTPYKIEWKEFTSGPPMLEALGANAIHVGQVGNTPPIFAAASGSEFKVVQAMTYTGEGDAIVVPKDSPITDVSQLEGKKVAVAQGSSANYNLLAQLQKAGVKYSDISVQNLQPADALAAFTTGAVDAWAIWEPYTSQAEVAEGGKVIATGDGVVNGYGFQVASDDAIEDPATKAALSDYLGRITQAQLWASEHPDDWAQVWSTGTGLDAAITQAASVKRPVTILPVDDDVVSSEQEMADAFYDNGLIPEKVDLEDFFTDEFDDVTTTVTAAKG, encoded by the coding sequence ATGACCAACCTCCCCCAGGCGAAGCTCTCCCGCCGCCGTCTGGCCGCCGTCCCCGCCGCCCTCCTGGCGCTCTCCGTCGCCCTCGCCGGTTGCGGCGACGACGGGGGCACCGGCAACGAGGACGCCGTCGGCGACAACGGCAAGGTCGACCTGTCGCAGGTGACCCTCATCGTGGGCGACCAGAAGGGCACCAGCGCGAAGGACATCCTCACCGCCGCCGGGCTCGAGGACACGCCGTACAAGATCGAGTGGAAGGAGTTCACCTCCGGCCCGCCGATGCTCGAGGCGCTGGGCGCGAACGCCATCCACGTGGGCCAGGTCGGCAACACCCCGCCGATCTTCGCCGCGGCCTCGGGCAGCGAGTTCAAGGTCGTCCAGGCGATGACCTACACCGGCGAGGGCGATGCCATCGTCGTGCCGAAGGACTCGCCCATCACCGACGTCTCCCAGCTCGAGGGCAAGAAGGTCGCGGTGGCCCAGGGCAGCTCGGCCAACTACAACCTGCTGGCCCAGCTGCAGAAGGCCGGCGTGAAGTACTCCGACATCTCGGTGCAGAACCTCCAGCCCGCGGACGCGCTGGCCGCGTTCACCACCGGTGCGGTCGACGCGTGGGCCATCTGGGAGCCCTACACCTCCCAGGCCGAGGTCGCCGAGGGCGGCAAGGTGATCGCCACCGGTGACGGCGTGGTCAACGGCTACGGCTTCCAGGTCGCCTCCGACGACGCGATCGAGGACCCGGCCACCAAGGCCGCGCTCTCCGACTACCTCGGGCGCATCACCCAGGCCCAGCTCTGGGCCTCCGAGCACCCGGACGACTGGGCCCAGGTCTGGTCGACCGGCACCGGTCTGGACGCCGCCATCACCCAGGCGGCCTCGGTCAAGCGGCCGGTCACGATCCTGCCCGTGGACGACGACGTGGTCTCCTCCGAGCAGGAGATGGCCGACGCGTTCTACGACAACGGGCTGATCCCGGAGAAGGTCGACCTCGAGGACTTCTTCACCGACGAGTTCGACGACGTCACGACGACCGTGACCGCGGCGAAGGGCTGA
- a CDS encoding ABC transporter permease → MTTTPVAAAFSTPLQTPPVGAGGRNRERTRRSPWSFLRRSVSPIALLVVWQALSSAGVLDPRTLESPVHIAQTALDLIKDGTLQEATLVSLRRVALGFVIGGVIGMALAVVAGLWRIGEDAIDPPLQMLRTLPHFGLIPLFILWFGIGEQPKITLIAMGVAFPLYLNTFAGIRGIDRKVMEAARSMHLSWGQRLRHVVIPGALPQTLTGLRQSLGIAWLSLIVAETISAGAGLGHMINDAREFLQTDIIVVGLAVYALLGLATDGVVRFVEGRALAWRS, encoded by the coding sequence ATGACCACGACACCCGTCGCGGCGGCGTTCTCCACGCCGCTCCAGACCCCGCCCGTGGGTGCCGGTGGCCGGAACCGGGAGCGGACCCGCCGCTCCCCGTGGAGCTTCCTGCGCCGCAGCGTCTCGCCGATCGCCCTCCTGGTGGTCTGGCAGGCGCTCAGCAGTGCCGGTGTGCTCGACCCCCGGACGCTGGAGTCCCCGGTCCACATCGCCCAGACCGCCCTCGACCTCATCAAGGACGGCACCCTGCAGGAGGCCACGCTGGTCTCGCTGCGCCGCGTAGCCCTCGGCTTCGTCATCGGCGGCGTCATCGGCATGGCCCTGGCCGTCGTCGCCGGCCTGTGGCGCATCGGCGAGGACGCCATCGACCCGCCGCTGCAGATGCTGCGCACGCTCCCGCACTTCGGACTGATCCCGCTGTTCATCTTGTGGTTCGGGATCGGCGAGCAGCCCAAGATCACCCTCATCGCGATGGGCGTGGCCTTCCCGCTCTACCTCAACACCTTCGCGGGCATCCGGGGCATCGACCGCAAGGTGATGGAGGCCGCCCGGTCCATGCACCTGTCCTGGGGTCAGCGACTGCGCCACGTGGTGATCCCCGGCGCGCTCCCCCAGACCCTCACCGGGCTGCGGCAGAGCCTGGGCATCGCCTGGCTCTCGCTCATCGTGGCCGAGACCATCTCGGCCGGCGCCGGGCTCGGCCACATGATCAACGACGCCCGCGAGTTCCTGCAGACCGACATCATCGTCGTCGGCCTGGCCGTCTACGCCCTCCTCGGGCTGGCGACCGACGGCGTCGTCCGCTTCGTCGAGGGGAGGGCGCTGGCATGGCGTTCCTGA
- a CDS encoding amino acid deaminase/aldolase — protein MTSHDSSVERNRLWTRLSDAVRAHGEPLPTPLMVVDLDAFDANADDLVRRAGGTPIRVASKSVRVPALLRRVLERPGFHGILAYTLAEALWLEEQGVSDDVVVAYPTVDRGALARLVASPAAAGRITLMVDDVAHLDVVDSVRASHAVPVRVAIDVDAGLRMGGQHVGPKRSPLHDAADVVGLAEAIRRRHGFRLVGAMTYEGQVAGVQDAVPTQRAKSAVVRRIKALSLTQLEVRRREIRDALAATGAELEFWNAGGSGSVEATVADDVVTEVAAGSGLLAPTLFDHYRSFDPRPAAFYGLPVTRRPSPEVATVHGGGLIASGPSGKDRAPTPWAPAGLHLTGLEGAGEVQTPLTGHPAGLLAVGDLVWFRHAKSGEPFEHVSTVQLLSGPRFVEEVRSYRGHGLAF, from the coding sequence GTGACCTCCCACGACTCCAGCGTCGAGCGCAACCGGCTCTGGACGCGGCTCAGCGACGCCGTGCGGGCGCACGGCGAGCCGCTGCCGACGCCGCTCATGGTCGTCGACCTCGACGCCTTCGACGCCAACGCCGACGACCTGGTCCGCCGCGCGGGCGGTACGCCGATCCGGGTCGCCTCCAAGTCGGTGCGGGTGCCGGCCCTGCTGCGGCGCGTGCTGGAGCGGCCGGGCTTCCACGGGATCCTGGCCTACACGCTGGCCGAGGCGCTCTGGCTGGAGGAGCAGGGCGTCAGCGACGACGTCGTGGTGGCCTACCCGACCGTCGACCGCGGGGCGCTGGCCCGGCTCGTCGCCTCCCCCGCCGCGGCCGGGCGGATCACGCTCATGGTCGACGACGTGGCGCACCTCGACGTGGTCGACTCGGTGCGCGCCTCGCACGCCGTGCCGGTGCGCGTGGCCATCGACGTCGACGCCGGGCTGCGGATGGGCGGGCAGCACGTCGGCCCCAAGCGCTCCCCGCTCCACGATGCCGCGGACGTGGTCGGCCTGGCCGAGGCGATCCGGCGCCGGCACGGCTTCCGGCTGGTCGGCGCGATGACCTACGAGGGCCAGGTGGCCGGCGTCCAGGACGCGGTGCCGACCCAGCGGGCCAAGTCGGCGGTGGTCCGGCGGATCAAGGCGCTGTCCCTGACCCAGCTCGAGGTGCGCCGCCGCGAGATCCGCGACGCGCTGGCCGCGACCGGAGCCGAGCTGGAGTTCTGGAACGCCGGCGGATCGGGCTCGGTCGAGGCCACCGTGGCCGACGACGTGGTCACCGAGGTCGCCGCCGGCTCCGGTCTCCTGGCCCCGACCCTGTTCGACCACTACCGCTCTTTCGACCCGCGCCCGGCGGCGTTCTACGGCCTGCCGGTGACCCGGCGCCCCTCGCCCGAGGTGGCGACGGTCCACGGCGGCGGGCTCATCGCCTCCGGCCCGTCGGGCAAGGACCGCGCGCCCACCCCCTGGGCGCCGGCCGGGCTGCACCTGACCGGGCTCGAGGGCGCCGGCGAGGTGCAGACGCCGCTCACCGGTCACCCGGCCGGGCTGCTCGCGGTAGGCGACCTGGTGTGGTTCCGGCACGCCAAGTCCGGCGAGCCGTTCGAGCACGTGAGCACGGTGCAGCTGCTGTCCGGGCCGCGGTTCGTCGAGGAGGTCCGCAGCTACCGTGGCCACGGCCTCGCCTTCTGA
- the infC gene encoding translation initiation factor IF-3: MLRRPPSPVTQQAGGHISTELRINDRIRVPEVRLVGPNGETVGIVPTDQALKLAQEADLDLVEIAPQGKPPVCKLMDYGKFKYENAQKAREARRNQTNVVIKEMKLRPKIDAHDYETKKGHVVRFLKAGDKVKITIMFRGREQHRPELGFRLLQRLAEDVTDLGFVESAPKQDGRNMIMVLGPHKKKAEAKVEQRVARQQRMDDRAASAAEEAAERAEARAAGPVAQKKERGRSENLDPEIEA, translated from the coding sequence TTGCTCAGGCGGCCTCCGAGCCCAGTCACCCAGCAAGCAGGAGGACACATCAGCACCGAGCTTCGTATCAACGACCGGATCCGGGTACCCGAGGTCCGCCTCGTGGGTCCCAATGGCGAGACCGTCGGCATCGTGCCGACGGACCAGGCGCTCAAGCTCGCCCAGGAGGCCGACCTCGACCTCGTCGAGATCGCGCCCCAGGGCAAGCCACCGGTCTGCAAGCTCATGGACTACGGGAAGTTCAAGTACGAGAACGCCCAGAAGGCCCGTGAGGCCCGACGGAACCAGACCAACGTCGTCATCAAGGAGATGAAGCTCCGTCCCAAGATCGACGCGCACGACTACGAGACCAAGAAGGGTCACGTGGTCCGGTTCCTCAAGGCCGGCGACAAGGTCAAGATCACGATCATGTTCCGCGGTCGCGAGCAGCACCGTCCCGAGCTCGGGTTCCGGCTGCTCCAGCGCCTCGCCGAGGACGTCACCGACCTCGGCTTCGTGGAGTCCGCGCCCAAGCAGGACGGCCGCAACATGATCATGGTGCTCGGCCCGCACAAGAAGAAGGCCGAGGCCAAGGTCGAGCAGCGCGTCGCTCGCCAGCAGCGCATGGACGACCGCGCCGCGAGCGCAGCCGAGGAGGCTGCGGAGCGCGCCGAGGCCCGCGCCGCGGGCCCGGTGGCGCAGAAGAAGGAGCGCGGCCGCTCGGAGAACCTCGACCCGGAGATCGAGGCCTGA
- a CDS encoding SseB family protein yields the protein MDGTRLIAGAGAPDDAGLADPALVAALAAYDADPAREPEVLAALGEARLLVPVVAQLGEAETGPDGLVRDKSADMATVSMRSADGRLALLAFTSLETLHRWDPQARPVPVPARTAALAALQDGAEALLLDTAGPVRYVAAVGVPGEHPVTIER from the coding sequence GTGGACGGCACCCGACTGATCGCCGGCGCCGGCGCGCCCGACGACGCGGGGCTGGCCGACCCCGCCCTGGTCGCCGCCCTCGCGGCGTACGACGCGGACCCGGCGCGTGAGCCCGAGGTGCTGGCCGCGCTGGGCGAGGCGCGCCTGCTGGTCCCGGTCGTGGCGCAGCTCGGCGAGGCCGAGACCGGCCCGGACGGACTCGTCCGCGACAAGTCCGCCGACATGGCCACCGTCTCGATGCGCAGCGCCGACGGCCGGCTCGCCCTGCTGGCCTTCACCAGTCTGGAGACCCTGCACCGCTGGGACCCGCAGGCCCGCCCGGTGCCCGTGCCCGCGCGCACCGCGGCCCTGGCCGCGCTCCAGGACGGCGCCGAGGCGCTGCTCCTCGACACCGCGGGCCCGGTCCGCTACGTCGCCGCGGTTGGCGTCCCGGGGGAACATCCGGTTACCATCGAGCGTTGA
- a CDS encoding cellulose synthase, with protein MDDVSWGALAAALTLVAGIYTWFAFRRRGLAAGLRGAGLTLLPPALWLTDTLELVGDIGSSVAHWVGDFAFSPAAWLGIVLAGLAVVCWVVSGFLTDRGVGGAPARAADQRRELPKARGQKAAPAVDPEMAEIEALLRKRGIS; from the coding sequence ATGGACGACGTGAGCTGGGGCGCACTGGCGGCGGCGCTGACGCTCGTCGCCGGGATCTACACCTGGTTCGCCTTCCGGCGACGCGGCCTGGCCGCCGGGCTGCGCGGTGCGGGGCTGACCCTGCTGCCGCCGGCGCTGTGGCTCACCGACACCCTCGAGCTGGTCGGCGACATCGGGTCGTCGGTGGCGCACTGGGTCGGCGACTTCGCCTTCAGCCCGGCCGCGTGGCTCGGGATCGTGCTGGCCGGGCTCGCGGTGGTGTGCTGGGTCGTCTCCGGCTTCCTGACCGACCGCGGGGTCGGTGGCGCACCCGCCCGTGCTGCGGACCAGCGGCGCGAGCTCCCGAAGGCGCGGGGCCAGAAGGCCGCACCGGCGGTCGACCCTGAGATGGCCGAGATCGAGGCACTGCTGCGCAAGCGCGGCATCTCGTGA
- a CDS encoding LLM class flavin-dependent oxidoreductase yields MAATLHWFLPTSGDSRSLVGAGQGSPGRTAAGGVADGVLGSDTAGFRAPTIDYLAEVARTAEQLGFEGVLTPTGTFCEDAWLVTAALLRETERLKFLVAFRPGVINPVLAAQMAAAYQRISGGRLMLNVVTGGSPEEQARFGDHEPKEERYARTEEFLRVVRGTWEQPPYDFRGRFFDVRGALVKGGVSPQPAIYFGGSSGPAGPVAAEHADVYLTWGEPPELVAEKLDWVRGLAAERGRTLRFGLRVHTISRDTSEEAWRHAQWLLDGLDPAKVAAAQEQLRSSESTGQARMLALHEGRTSYADAHDLEVSPGLWSGVGLVRGGAGTSLVGSHDEVAEKIAEYHALGIDEFILSGYPHVEEAWWFGEGVVPRLRARGLLADESAPAPHRVAVSA; encoded by the coding sequence GTGGCGGCCACGCTGCACTGGTTCCTGCCCACCTCCGGCGACTCGCGCTCCCTGGTCGGTGCCGGCCAGGGGTCGCCCGGGCGGACCGCGGCGGGCGGCGTGGCCGACGGCGTGCTCGGCTCGGACACCGCCGGGTTCCGCGCGCCGACCATCGACTACCTGGCCGAGGTCGCCCGGACCGCCGAGCAGCTCGGCTTCGAGGGGGTGCTCACGCCGACCGGCACGTTCTGCGAGGACGCGTGGCTGGTCACGGCGGCGCTGCTGCGCGAGACCGAGCGCCTGAAGTTCCTGGTCGCCTTCCGCCCCGGGGTCATCAACCCGGTGCTCGCGGCGCAGATGGCCGCGGCGTACCAGCGGATCTCGGGGGGCCGGCTGATGCTCAACGTGGTCACCGGCGGCAGCCCGGAGGAGCAGGCGCGCTTCGGCGACCACGAGCCCAAGGAGGAGCGGTACGCGCGGACCGAGGAGTTCCTCCGTGTCGTGCGCGGCACGTGGGAGCAGCCGCCGTACGATTTCCGCGGCCGGTTCTTCGACGTCCGGGGCGCGCTGGTCAAGGGCGGGGTCTCGCCCCAGCCGGCGATCTACTTCGGCGGCTCATCGGGGCCGGCCGGTCCCGTCGCGGCCGAGCACGCGGACGTCTACCTGACCTGGGGCGAGCCGCCGGAGTTGGTGGCCGAGAAGCTCGACTGGGTGCGCGGCCTGGCCGCCGAGCGCGGGCGCACGCTGCGCTTCGGGCTGCGGGTGCACACGATCTCCCGCGACACCAGCGAGGAGGCGTGGCGGCACGCGCAGTGGCTGCTCGACGGGCTGGACCCGGCGAAGGTCGCGGCCGCCCAGGAGCAGCTGCGCAGCAGCGAGTCGACCGGACAGGCCCGGATGCTCGCGCTGCACGAGGGCCGCACCTCCTACGCCGACGCCCACGACCTCGAGGTCTCCCCCGGGCTGTGGTCCGGTGTCGGCCTGGTCCGCGGCGGCGCGGGCACCTCGCTGGTCGGCAGCCACGACGAGGTGGCCGAGAAGATCGCGGAGTACCACGCCCTCGGCATCGACGAGTTCATCCTCTCCGGCTACCCGCACGTCGAGGAGGCCTGGTGGTTCGGCGAGGGCGTCGTGCCCCGCCTGCGCGCCCGTGGCCTGCTGGCCGACGAGTCTGCGCCGGCACCGCACCGGGTGGCGGTCTCGGCCTGA
- the rplT gene encoding 50S ribosomal protein L20, protein MARVKRAVNAQKKRRTTLERASGYRGQRSRLYRKAKEQVTHSLVYSYNDRRKNKGNFRRLWIQRINAGARAQGLTYNRFIQGLGLAGVEVDRKILADLAVNDIAAFNALVEVAKAALPEDVNAPRAEASA, encoded by the coding sequence ATGGCACGCGTCAAGCGGGCAGTGAACGCCCAGAAGAAGCGCCGGACCACCCTCGAGCGCGCCAGCGGCTACCGCGGCCAGCGCTCGCGCCTGTACCGCAAGGCCAAGGAGCAGGTCACCCACTCGCTGGTCTACAGCTACAACGACCGGCGCAAGAACAAGGGCAACTTCCGTCGCCTGTGGATCCAGCGGATCAACGCCGGGGCCCGCGCCCAGGGCCTCACCTACAACCGGTTCATCCAGGGCCTCGGCCTGGCCGGTGTGGAGGTGGACCGCAAGATCCTGGCCGACCTGGCCGTCAACGACATCGCGGCGTTCAACGCCCTCGTCGAGGTGGCCAAGGCCGCGCTGCCCGAGGACGTCAACGCTCCTCGCGCCGAGGCCTCGGCCTGA
- a CDS encoding EAL and HDOD domain-containing protein, with protein MSEALATRGAVEVIVARQQVVDARQKVVGFELLYRSGASADSAGTETSGELMTVSVVLGALTFGVHELVGDKLLFCNVERGAIVGETPLTLPPARTVLEIREAVELDEELLAGVRARKQEGYTIALDGFSGRPEAAALLELADLVKVDLMSTDRDHAAALVEQCRERGVRAVAERCETRADVAWAREAGFELFQGYGVQRPEIVRGTTIAPSALAQVRLATELLDEDLSFDRIEAILRGEPGLVVQVLNLASAGAAHGLRRQVSSLREALVLMGTVRLRQWAALTILGRHGRLDGDSLLTGLVRARMCELLGQQRGFDRAEAFTAGLLSALDIVLGVDLAEVENQLELDGELAAAAFHGTTPLGVLVRQVSAYQEAVDEGRPPSGDLPNADMVSAMAFCWAMTYVGALNQDKALSA; from the coding sequence ATGAGTGAGGCACTGGCGACGCGTGGCGCCGTCGAGGTCATCGTCGCGCGTCAGCAGGTCGTGGACGCGCGGCAGAAGGTGGTCGGCTTCGAGCTGCTCTACCGCTCCGGAGCGTCCGCGGACAGCGCCGGCACGGAGACCAGCGGCGAGCTGATGACCGTCTCGGTCGTGCTCGGTGCGCTGACCTTCGGCGTGCACGAGCTGGTCGGCGACAAGCTGCTGTTCTGCAACGTCGAGCGGGGCGCGATCGTCGGCGAGACGCCGCTGACGCTCCCTCCGGCCCGGACCGTCCTGGAGATCCGCGAGGCCGTCGAGCTCGACGAGGAGCTGCTGGCCGGCGTGCGTGCACGCAAGCAGGAGGGCTACACGATCGCGCTGGACGGCTTCAGCGGACGACCCGAGGCCGCGGCGCTGCTGGAGCTGGCCGACCTGGTCAAGGTCGACCTCATGAGCACCGACCGCGACCACGCGGCCGCGCTGGTGGAGCAGTGCCGCGAGCGCGGCGTCCGCGCCGTCGCCGAGCGGTGCGAGACCCGCGCCGACGTGGCCTGGGCCCGCGAGGCCGGCTTCGAGCTCTTCCAGGGCTACGGCGTGCAGCGCCCGGAGATCGTGCGGGGCACGACCATCGCGCCGAGCGCGCTGGCCCAGGTCCGGCTGGCCACCGAGCTGCTCGACGAGGACCTCAGCTTCGACCGGATCGAGGCCATCCTGCGCGGCGAGCCCGGCCTCGTGGTCCAGGTCCTCAACCTGGCCTCGGCCGGGGCCGCGCACGGGCTGCGTCGCCAGGTCAGCAGCCTGCGCGAGGCGCTGGTGCTCATGGGCACGGTCCGGCTGCGCCAGTGGGCCGCGCTGACCATCCTCGGGCGGCACGGTCGCCTGGACGGCGACTCGCTGCTCACCGGCCTGGTCCGGGCGCGCATGTGCGAGCTGCTCGGCCAGCAGCGCGGCTTCGACCGCGCCGAGGCCTTCACCGCCGGCCTGCTCTCCGCGCTCGACATCGTGCTCGGCGTGGACCTGGCCGAGGTCGAGAACCAGCTCGAGCTGGACGGCGAGCTCGCCGCCGCCGCGTTCCACGGCACCACGCCGCTGGGCGTGCTGGTCCGGCAGGTCAGCGCCTACCAGGAGGCCGTCGACGAGGGCCGCCCGCCCTCCGGCGACCTGCCCAACGCCGACATGGTCTCGGCCATGGCGTTCTGCTGGGCCATGACCTACGTCGGCGCGCTCAACCAGGACAAGGCCCTCAGCGCCTGA